The proteins below come from a single Novipirellula artificiosorum genomic window:
- a CDS encoding outer membrane protein assembly factor BamB family protein: MRMHRNLQWNMPLWGCVAVVSLFGFQIETLADNWPQFRGSGANAVSSAPLPLRWSVEDGETHNIRWQIPVPGEGWSQPVVWDGRIFLTSAVPVAETEGTGPEESVGGDGYRQDDLMGTEYRFQVMCFDVDSGSQLWETTCKQGCPPIPRHSTNTYATETPITDGQRIYAYFGMNGVYALDLQGNVLWKKDLGVYEMRADWGTASSPTLFDGRIFIQVDNQVDSFLVALDCKTGDEVWRVSRDEKSQYSSPMVWRNSVRNELIVGGMVYRSYDLDTGELLWQLDMAKGRSSATPIAHGDRLFVGNEFRDRGGEDDGGGRLFCVKPGGSGDITPPEDASKSEFVDWWIEKADMQMASPTICHGKMYLFERRTGNMHCLDISNGTTAYRKRVRGARAFWASPWTDGNRVYALDSDGTTHVFSAGDGYELLAANELDQQSWASPALAGGRIYLRTVDQLYCIDDLNEQELD, encoded by the coding sequence ATGCGAATGCACCGAAATCTTCAATGGAACATGCCGCTATGGGGGTGCGTTGCTGTTGTTAGCCTCTTCGGATTCCAGATCGAGACGCTCGCGGATAACTGGCCGCAATTCCGCGGATCCGGCGCGAACGCGGTTTCCTCGGCGCCCTTGCCGTTGCGATGGTCCGTTGAAGATGGAGAAACTCATAACATTCGCTGGCAGATTCCGGTTCCCGGCGAAGGGTGGTCGCAACCAGTCGTCTGGGACGGACGAATCTTCTTGACTTCTGCCGTGCCCGTTGCCGAAACGGAAGGCACCGGACCAGAAGAGAGCGTGGGGGGCGATGGCTATCGGCAGGACGATCTGATGGGCACAGAATATCGTTTTCAAGTGATGTGTTTCGATGTCGACTCTGGTAGCCAATTGTGGGAGACGACATGCAAGCAAGGTTGTCCACCGATCCCGAGGCACAGCACGAACACCTACGCCACGGAAACGCCCATCACCGATGGGCAGCGGATCTATGCCTATTTTGGGATGAATGGCGTCTACGCATTGGACCTACAAGGCAACGTGCTGTGGAAAAAGGATCTTGGCGTCTATGAGATGCGAGCGGATTGGGGAACGGCCAGTTCGCCAACTCTATTTGACGGTCGGATTTTTATACAAGTTGACAATCAAGTTGATTCCTTCTTGGTCGCATTGGACTGCAAAACGGGTGATGAGGTTTGGCGAGTTTCCCGTGACGAAAAGTCGCAGTACAGCAGCCCTATGGTTTGGCGTAATTCGGTACGCAACGAGTTGATTGTTGGCGGCATGGTGTACCGATCCTACGATCTGGATACTGGAGAACTGCTATGGCAGCTCGACATGGCCAAGGGCCGCAGTTCGGCAACGCCGATTGCTCACGGCGACCGTCTGTTCGTCGGCAACGAGTTCAGAGACCGCGGTGGCGAAGACGACGGCGGAGGGAGGCTGTTTTGTGTCAAACCCGGTGGATCCGGCGATATCACTCCTCCCGAGGATGCTTCGAAAAGTGAATTCGTCGATTGGTGGATCGAGAAAGCAGACATGCAGATGGCATCGCCCACAATTTGCCATGGAAAGATGTATCTTTTTGAACGTCGAACGGGCAACATGCACTGCCTTGACATCTCGAATGGAACGACGGCCTATCGAAAGCGGGTTCGTGGTGCCAGAGCATTCTGGGCGTCGCCGTGGACCGACGGCAACCGTGTTTATGCACTCGACTCCGATGGCACCACGCATGTCTTTTCCGCTGGCGATGGGTACGAACTGCTTGCTGCCAATGAACTGGATCAGCAGTCATGGGCGTCGCCTGCTTTGGCAGGGGGTCGAATCTATCTTCGCACGGTGGACCAGCTCTATTGCATCGATGACCTTAACGAGCAGGAACTGGATTAA
- a CDS encoding DUF1501 domain-containing protein, giving the protein MASAETMDSSHNRRRFLTNAGMGLGVAAFANLLASQGFATPAGAASISGGTRGPHFPAKAKRVIFLFMAGAPSQIDLFDYKPDLVKLFKTELPKSVSMGQRVTAMTKGKSQLIAPSKFKFSQQGDSGIWMSELLPHLSGHADELCFIRSMNTNAINHDPGKTSFCTGSEIPGKPSMGAWLSYGIGTMNKDLPDYVVLPSAFWSGKVNVQALYSRLWGSGFLPSKHQGTSFQAVGDPVLFLSNPSGVDAKIRRRMLDSLSELNTKHYSEIGDPEIETTIAQQEMAFRMQTSVPELTDISDETPETLEMYGPDIDKPGSYARNCLLARRMAERDVRFIQLFHRGWDHHSRLPENMLGQCRDVDQPTAALLTDLKQRNLLEDTLVVFAGEFGRTVYGQGNLTVDNYGRDHHPRCFTAWLAGGGVKGGFEYGKTDEFSYNVIEDSVHVRDLHATMMHLLGIDHTRLTFPFQGLQQKLTGVEPSRVVKEIIA; this is encoded by the coding sequence ATGGCATCCGCTGAAACAATGGATTCGTCGCACAATCGGCGGCGTTTTTTGACCAACGCCGGTATGGGATTGGGCGTCGCTGCCTTTGCCAACCTCCTCGCCAGCCAAGGCTTTGCGACCCCGGCGGGGGCCGCTTCGATATCAGGTGGAACGAGAGGTCCCCATTTCCCTGCCAAAGCAAAGCGGGTTATTTTTCTTTTCATGGCCGGTGCCCCCAGCCAGATTGACCTGTTCGATTACAAACCCGATTTAGTGAAACTCTTCAAAACCGAGCTTCCGAAATCGGTCAGCATGGGGCAACGCGTCACGGCCATGACCAAAGGCAAGTCCCAATTGATCGCGCCGTCTAAGTTCAAGTTCTCGCAGCAAGGCGACAGTGGGATTTGGATGAGTGAATTGCTACCCCACCTTTCGGGTCATGCGGACGAGCTCTGTTTCATCCGATCGATGAATACCAACGCCATCAACCACGACCCCGGCAAGACCTCGTTTTGCACCGGATCGGAGATTCCAGGCAAACCCAGCATGGGCGCTTGGTTGAGCTATGGCATCGGCACGATGAATAAAGACCTGCCGGACTACGTGGTTTTACCTTCCGCGTTTTGGAGCGGCAAAGTCAACGTTCAAGCACTTTACTCACGGCTGTGGGGAAGTGGTTTCTTGCCTTCTAAACATCAGGGAACCAGTTTCCAAGCGGTTGGCGATCCAGTTCTATTTTTGTCAAACCCCTCCGGTGTCGATGCGAAGATCCGACGCCGAATGCTCGATTCCTTGAGCGAACTGAATACAAAACATTACTCTGAAATTGGCGATCCGGAGATCGAAACGACGATCGCTCAGCAGGAAATGGCGTTTCGAATGCAGACGTCTGTTCCCGAATTGACTGACATTTCCGACGAAACGCCAGAAACGCTGGAGATGTATGGGCCCGATATCGACAAACCCGGTTCCTATGCGAGGAATTGTTTGTTGGCTCGGCGTATGGCTGAACGTGACGTGCGTTTCATTCAGCTTTTCCATCGTGGCTGGGATCATCATTCGAGGCTTCCCGAAAACATGCTCGGCCAGTGTCGCGACGTTGATCAACCAACCGCCGCCTTGCTGACCGATTTGAAACAGCGGAATCTGTTGGAGGACACGCTGGTTGTGTTTGCTGGCGAGTTTGGCCGAACGGTCTACGGCCAAGGCAATTTGACGGTTGACAATTACGGCCGCGACCACCATCCACGATGTTTCACCGCGTGGCTTGCAGGCGGCGGTGTCAAAGGCGGGTTCGAGTATGGCAAGACGGATGAATTCAGCTACAACGTGATCGAAGACTCGGTTCATGTTCGCGATCTGCACGCAACCATGATGCATCTGTTGGGAATCGATCACACCAGACTGACTTTTCCGTTTCAGGGTCTCCAGCAGAAATTGACTGGCGTCGAACCAAGCCGCGTGGTGAAGGAAATCATCGCCTGA
- a CDS encoding PSD1 and planctomycete cytochrome C domain-containing protein, producing the protein MSPHSVSAQEVSFNRDIRPLLSDRCFACHGPDAESRESGLRLDQPGGDEGAIGFVIEPGSVADSEMWNRITTDDESEIMPPPDSHLKPLSKQELSLVRRWIESGAEYEGYWAFEPPALPDVPVVKDPSWSEQTIDLHVLKKLESMGRLPAAEADSRTLIRRVTFDLTGLPPTRAEIAQFLDEQQQSPDQAWEQLVDRLLSRPQYGEHVGRYWLDLVRFADSAGMHKDFYRNHVAYRDWVIRSFNANLGYDDFLRYQLAGDLYPHPSQDQLIASGFNRLHLIIDVGTALPEESFSKNVIDRVTSVGTAFMGLTVHCAQCHDHKFDPITQQDFYSLSAFFNNIDAQPETVSGRGPKMGLQPPFISLATPDQRKRIDEFDQAIAQLEELKKLAAEVEAEKELLALSKRLEQGREKFDESIPKAMVMKEREEIRPTFILQRGQYDAPGAEVSRNTPKFFSPLKKSGEVASRLDLAEWFVDPSNPLTARVAVNRFWQQCFGVGLVKTSEDFGNQGDVPSHPELLDYLAVSFRESGWDVKALLKQVVMSKTYRQSSIATPEEFKADAENRLLARGSRYRLDAEMIRDQILATSGLLSDNMYGPSVKPPQPKGLWQAVSMIGERYQPDTGEATHRRSVYTFWKRSMPPPQMTILNAPLRDACIARRERTNTPTQALLLLNEPEYLRAARELAVLTLKQPAGQRLDFVWETVSARLPDKNEKAVLEELLVDLKAKYSANPALANELCQGIEWSAEESTAQQNAEVAAWTILGNVVYNLDITKTKD; encoded by the coding sequence ATGAGTCCCCACTCGGTGTCGGCTCAAGAGGTTTCTTTCAATCGAGACATTCGTCCGCTACTTTCCGATCGCTGTTTTGCTTGTCACGGCCCCGATGCTGAGTCTCGAGAGTCGGGTTTGCGTCTGGACCAGCCCGGCGGCGACGAGGGGGCCATTGGGTTTGTGATCGAGCCTGGCTCGGTTGCCGACAGCGAAATGTGGAACCGGATTACGACTGACGACGAATCCGAGATCATGCCGCCACCGGACTCCCATTTGAAGCCACTCTCGAAACAGGAGCTTAGCTTAGTCAGGCGGTGGATTGAATCGGGCGCCGAGTATGAAGGTTACTGGGCGTTCGAACCTCCGGCGCTGCCCGACGTGCCCGTCGTCAAGGACCCATCCTGGAGTGAGCAGACAATCGACTTGCATGTCTTGAAGAAGTTGGAGTCGATGGGGCGGTTGCCTGCAGCAGAAGCCGATTCGCGCACGTTGATTCGGCGAGTCACGTTTGATTTGACGGGCCTGCCACCCACGCGAGCTGAAATTGCACAATTCCTTGATGAGCAACAACAATCTCCCGATCAAGCCTGGGAGCAACTTGTTGATCGATTGTTGTCGCGGCCACAGTACGGAGAACACGTCGGTCGCTACTGGTTGGACCTCGTACGATTTGCCGACTCCGCCGGCATGCACAAAGACTTTTACCGAAACCATGTTGCCTATCGGGACTGGGTGATCCGGTCCTTCAACGCCAATCTTGGTTACGATGATTTTCTGCGTTATCAGCTGGCCGGAGATTTGTACCCGCATCCGTCGCAAGATCAACTCATCGCCTCGGGTTTCAATCGACTGCATCTGATCATCGACGTTGGCACCGCGTTGCCCGAAGAAAGTTTTTCAAAAAATGTGATCGACCGCGTGACATCGGTAGGCACAGCGTTCATGGGGCTGACAGTTCATTGTGCCCAGTGCCACGATCACAAATTCGACCCGATCACGCAACAAGATTTCTATTCACTCTCGGCGTTCTTTAACAACATCGACGCACAGCCGGAAACCGTTTCTGGGCGTGGTCCGAAAATGGGCTTGCAGCCTCCCTTTATTTCGTTGGCGACGCCCGATCAGCGAAAGCGGATTGATGAATTCGATCAAGCCATCGCTCAACTTGAAGAACTGAAGAAGCTTGCCGCGGAGGTTGAGGCGGAAAAGGAACTGTTGGCGTTATCCAAACGGCTAGAGCAGGGACGAGAAAAGTTCGACGAATCGATCCCCAAAGCGATGGTGATGAAAGAACGCGAGGAGATCCGGCCAACCTTTATTCTGCAGCGTGGTCAGTATGATGCACCGGGAGCAGAAGTTTCGAGGAACACTCCCAAGTTTTTTTCGCCACTGAAAAAATCGGGTGAGGTGGCGTCGAGATTGGATTTGGCTGAATGGTTCGTCGACCCAAGCAATCCACTGACAGCCCGCGTGGCCGTCAATCGGTTCTGGCAGCAATGTTTCGGTGTAGGACTCGTCAAAACCTCGGAGGATTTCGGCAATCAAGGCGACGTCCCCTCTCATCCGGAACTACTCGATTATCTGGCGGTCTCGTTCCGGGAATCGGGCTGGGATGTCAAAGCGCTGTTGAAACAGGTTGTCATGTCGAAGACGTATCGTCAGTCATCGATTGCCACACCCGAGGAATTCAAGGCCGATGCGGAGAACCGTTTACTCGCCCGTGGATCTCGCTATCGGCTCGATGCGGAGATGATTCGTGATCAAATCCTTGCAACGAGCGGCCTGCTTTCCGACAACATGTATGGCCCAAGTGTGAAACCGCCTCAGCCCAAAGGGCTCTGGCAGGCCGTCTCGATGATTGGCGAACGCTATCAGCCGGACACGGGCGAAGCGACTCATCGTCGCAGCGTCTACACTTTTTGGAAGCGTTCGATGCCACCGCCGCAAATGACGATCCTGAACGCACCGCTTCGAGACGCCTGTATTGCGAGACGCGAACGAACCAATACGCCCACGCAAGCGTTGTTGCTATTAAACGAACCTGAGTATCTCAGAGCCGCTCGCGAGTTGGCAGTCCTCACGCTCAAGCAACCCGCCGGCCAGCGACTCGATTTCGTTTGGGAAACGGTCTCAGCCCGACTGCCCGACAAGAACGAAAAAGCCGTCTTGGAAGAGTTGCTTGTTGATCTTAAAGCAAAGTACTCCGCCAATCCAGCACTTGCCAATGAGCTTTGCCAAGGCATCGAATGGTCGGCTGAGGAATCGACGGCCCAGCAAAATGCTGAAGTTGCCGCTTGGACAATCCTCGGCAATGTTGTCTACAACCTTGATATCACCAAAACCAAAGATTGA
- a CDS encoding sulfatase family protein: protein MKSLTKIALGILCGFLTSCGQVAQAQDKPNVVLIYIDDLGYGDLGCYGCTDIPTPNIDRLAKEGVRFTASYITNPPCCPSRCSLMMGQYGQRFGKYGMSRGLPIPEDRPTLARFLTEHGYVTGQIGKWDIGTQRQGPLNVGFTEVSKNPPRKKSNTGGPSKYFCVDEGGETVWLTDYDGDLMTGFIERHKSDPFFLYWSPQAVHSSNKEVPERLTDRTSAPNNRRKLAGAIVSVDDQVGKLLEALDQDGLRNNTLVIFSSDNGANGSEGGSSRPYTGGKGQGTQKEGWVRVPTLFSMPGVLPEGKQYDGLIANFDFYSTIASLTTQTIPQHCDGVDLFPYLCGEQSGDAHQYLHWLNNEPGDAVRRHLIAVRWQDWRLYKKYDKDPWQLFDLESDPREEHDIASQHPDVVTQMAAQHEAWTRTLTPLGEIPKIRTGEPIIPTGHGWAFAPGKDND from the coding sequence ATGAAATCTTTAACGAAAATCGCCTTGGGGATTCTATGCGGATTCCTCACCTCATGCGGCCAGGTCGCTCAAGCACAAGACAAGCCGAACGTTGTCCTCATTTACATCGACGATCTTGGATACGGCGACCTTGGGTGTTACGGGTGCACGGACATACCGACCCCCAACATCGATCGGCTGGCGAAAGAAGGCGTTCGCTTTACCGCGTCGTACATTACGAATCCGCCCTGCTGTCCAAGTCGCTGCAGTCTGATGATGGGGCAATACGGGCAGCGTTTCGGAAAGTATGGCATGTCTCGCGGGCTGCCGATCCCGGAAGACCGACCGACGCTGGCTAGGTTTCTGACAGAACACGGTTATGTGACCGGTCAGATCGGTAAGTGGGACATTGGGACGCAACGACAGGGACCGCTGAACGTTGGATTCACGGAGGTGTCGAAGAATCCGCCGAGGAAGAAGTCCAACACAGGCGGACCCTCAAAGTACTTCTGCGTCGATGAAGGTGGCGAAACGGTTTGGTTGACGGACTACGATGGCGATTTGATGACGGGCTTCATTGAACGTCACAAATCCGATCCGTTCTTTCTCTATTGGTCGCCGCAAGCCGTCCACTCCTCCAACAAGGAAGTGCCGGAGAGACTCACTGATCGAACCAGCGCTCCGAACAACCGCAGGAAACTGGCTGGGGCGATCGTGTCGGTCGACGATCAAGTTGGGAAACTGCTCGAAGCGCTCGATCAGGATGGTCTGCGGAACAACACGCTGGTGATCTTCAGCAGTGACAACGGAGCCAATGGAAGTGAGGGAGGATCTTCAAGGCCGTACACTGGTGGAAAAGGACAAGGGACTCAGAAGGAAGGGTGGGTTCGCGTTCCGACCCTCTTCTCCATGCCAGGCGTGCTTCCCGAGGGAAAACAGTACGACGGACTGATTGCCAACTTTGACTTCTATTCCACCATCGCTTCCCTCACGACGCAGACAATCCCGCAGCACTGCGACGGAGTGGATTTGTTTCCCTATCTGTGTGGCGAACAATCAGGTGACGCCCACCAGTACCTGCACTGGCTGAACAACGAACCCGGTGACGCCGTCCGCCGGCACCTGATCGCCGTCCGCTGGCAGGATTGGCGGTTGTACAAGAAGTACGATAAGGATCCGTGGCAGTTGTTCGATCTGGAGTCCGACCCACGGGAAGAACACGACATCGCATCACAGCATCCCGATGTCGTCACGCAAATGGCTGCACAGCACGAAGCATGGACTCGGACACTCACGCCCCTCGGAGAGATTCCAAAGATTCGTACTGGAGAACCGATCATTCCAACGGGTCACGGTTGGGCGTTTGCACCCGGAAAGGACAATGATTGA
- a CDS encoding sulfatase-like hydrolase/transferase: MKWNTTLVLGLLLSLAAANRGQADENPLAGRPNLVMIFTDDQRCDAIGYADNEAIQTPNLDRLARAGLIFENCFVNTSICAVNRANLLSGQYPARHGIDDFYKSFTPEQLSDSVPGRLRHAGYQTAFFGKWGVGDSPERTHQGAAVFDYWAGQPEQTNYFHESDCRYVNFDGFTRPLDDLCDCPADSRGKAGHSVRIGRENLVEPIHVDSQVTPLHVKRFLDGRDKSRPFCMMLFFKSPHSPFGDWDPSLAGAIKPGNIRFPTAATQANADREPEIVKQSLGWPAGQTLLSSPSRHDKTIRDYYRSIASMDLGVGRVMDELMQRGLDRNTAVLFTSDNGQFSGEHGLAGKWLMYEPSLRVPGFLYDPRVNGGQSTDRMVITTDFSVTMLALAGLEIPDSMTGRDLTQLAENPQAAWREDFLYDHPYGHRGRIPRTLGVRTTTHSYTRYIDPAPPFEQLFNLQTDSDQLHNLAENPEYAELLLQLRHRCDQLAAEVGPVP; the protein is encoded by the coding sequence ATGAAATGGAACACAACTCTCGTTCTTGGGTTGCTTCTTTCTTTAGCCGCTGCGAATCGTGGGCAAGCTGACGAGAACCCTCTCGCTGGCCGCCCCAATCTCGTGATGATTTTCACGGACGATCAACGCTGTGACGCGATCGGCTACGCGGACAATGAAGCAATTCAGACACCCAACCTCGACCGACTGGCACGGGCCGGCTTGATCTTCGAGAACTGCTTCGTCAATACCTCCATTTGCGCCGTGAATCGCGCCAACCTCCTTTCGGGTCAGTACCCCGCTCGCCACGGTATCGATGATTTCTATAAGTCCTTTACGCCGGAGCAGCTCTCAGACTCGGTGCCCGGTCGATTGAGACATGCCGGCTACCAGACAGCCTTTTTCGGAAAGTGGGGTGTTGGCGATTCACCCGAGCGGACTCACCAGGGGGCCGCCGTCTTCGATTACTGGGCTGGGCAGCCTGAGCAGACGAACTATTTTCACGAGTCGGATTGCCGTTACGTGAACTTCGACGGATTCACGCGACCTCTTGATGATCTCTGTGACTGTCCGGCGGACTCACGTGGGAAAGCAGGCCACAGCGTTCGCATTGGTCGAGAGAACCTGGTGGAACCGATCCATGTCGACTCACAAGTGACACCGCTCCATGTAAAGCGGTTCCTTGACGGTCGCGACAAAAGTCGCCCGTTCTGCATGATGCTTTTCTTCAAATCGCCCCACAGCCCGTTTGGCGATTGGGATCCGTCGCTTGCCGGTGCGATCAAGCCTGGCAATATCCGGTTCCCCACCGCCGCGACTCAGGCCAATGCGGATCGCGAACCGGAAATCGTCAAGCAGTCGCTTGGCTGGCCGGCCGGGCAAACGCTGCTGAGCAGTCCCAGCCGACACGACAAGACCATCCGTGACTACTATCGTTCGATCGCCAGCATGGACCTCGGCGTCGGCCGCGTGATGGACGAGTTGATGCAGCGGGGTCTGGATCGAAACACCGCGGTGCTGTTCACGTCGGATAACGGACAATTCAGCGGCGAACATGGCCTGGCCGGAAAGTGGTTGATGTACGAGCCGTCGCTGCGAGTTCCCGGGTTCCTCTATGACCCACGCGTTAACGGCGGTCAGTCCACCGACCGCATGGTCATCACAACCGACTTCTCGGTTACAATGCTCGCGTTGGCCGGACTGGAAATCCCCGATTCGATGACGGGTCGAGACCTGACCCAACTGGCCGAGAACCCACAAGCAGCTTGGCGAGAAGACTTTCTCTACGATCATCCCTATGGCCACAGGGGACGCATCCCGCGCACACTTGGCGTACGGACGACGACTCACAGCTACACGCGATACATTGACCCTGCTCCACCATTTGAGCAGCTTTTCAATCTTCAAACCGACTCCGATCAACTGCACAACCTGGCCGAAAATCCCGAGTACGCCGAACTGCTACTTCAACTCCGCCATCGCTGTGATCAACTCGCAGCAGAGGTCGGGCCCGTTCCATGA
- a CDS encoding polysaccharide biosynthesis/export family protein, with amino-acid sequence MILFSTGCTSLLTPMEGTPVSHLPAELLGIRRSEYVNVPAVMLAVQPSDHYQLDEGDILGVYIESVLPFSSPTAIPQPPPVHFPDSDSVLPPSVGFPIAVQEDGMLSLPLIDPFSVKRMTIDQARTKIKEKYIEKDVLASKNIVPIVTLIRERTYNVTVLRESARQGLSPNDQSARGTPLKLPAYQNDLLHALTLTGGLPGVNEKSEVTIFKTSRIPLHLRTQLMAELASGSCQCIEQPELECYSADPMMIDTGVENQYVIKVPLRVPPNRLPTINPRDVELAEGDIVYVESRESELFYTGGLLRGGQFPIPRDYDLDVLGAMALAGMGIDSQGGSAGGIGGGVAGLGGAKPTQLFVIRKLPSGRTFNIAVDLQLALNSSAENILVQPGDTLVLRYKPHEELLNFGLGTFFTYGISQLFNQNR; translated from the coding sequence GTGATCCTCTTTTCCACCGGATGCACTTCATTGCTCACGCCCATGGAAGGGACACCCGTATCGCACCTGCCTGCTGAACTGCTTGGAATCCGCCGTAGTGAGTACGTAAACGTGCCCGCGGTGATGTTAGCGGTCCAGCCTAGCGATCATTATCAATTGGATGAAGGCGACATTCTGGGCGTGTACATCGAAAGCGTTTTGCCATTCTCGAGTCCCACGGCGATTCCGCAACCTCCTCCGGTGCACTTCCCTGATTCGGACAGTGTGCTGCCACCCTCGGTGGGGTTCCCGATCGCGGTGCAAGAAGACGGGATGCTGTCTCTACCCTTGATCGATCCGTTCAGTGTAAAAAGGATGACGATCGATCAGGCTCGAACAAAAATCAAAGAAAAATACATTGAAAAAGATGTCTTGGCCTCGAAAAACATCGTGCCAATCGTGACGCTCATTCGAGAAAGAACCTACAATGTCACTGTCTTGCGAGAAAGTGCTCGTCAAGGGCTCAGCCCAAATGACCAATCGGCAAGAGGCACGCCCCTCAAGTTGCCTGCCTACCAAAATGATCTACTGCACGCATTGACGCTCACCGGCGGTTTGCCTGGAGTGAATGAGAAGAGTGAGGTGACAATCTTCAAGACTTCGCGAATCCCTCTCCATCTTCGCACACAGCTGATGGCAGAATTGGCATCAGGGTCTTGCCAATGCATCGAACAGCCCGAACTGGAGTGTTACAGCGCGGATCCAATGATGATCGACACAGGCGTTGAGAATCAGTACGTTATCAAGGTGCCCCTTCGCGTACCGCCGAATCGGCTGCCGACGATCAATCCACGAGACGTTGAATTGGCCGAAGGAGATATTGTCTATGTCGAATCAAGAGAAAGCGAACTGTTCTATACGGGCGGTTTGTTGCGCGGCGGCCAATTCCCAATTCCTCGCGACTATGACCTGGACGTGCTCGGTGCAATGGCGCTGGCTGGGATGGGCATCGATAGTCAAGGCGGCTCGGCCGGCGGCATCGGTGGAGGAGTTGCGGGACTCGGCGGCGCAAAGCCAACCCAGCTATTCGTGATCCGCAAACTTCCCAGCGGTCGCACCTTTAACATCGCGGTTGACCTGCAGTTGGCGCTAAACAGTTCTGCAGAGAACATCTTGGTCCAACCTGGCGATACGCTCGTCCTTCGATACAAACCGCACGAGGAACTGCTCAACTTCGGTTTGGGAACGTTCTTTACCTACGGCATCAGTCAGCTGTTCAACCAGAATCGATAG
- a CDS encoding exosortase/archaeosortase family protein → MKKSSRKRRRRMTPVGPSAHARSSQAMSGAVQAPHPASGGKPSVAADPRLGKPIADDYLMQPPSRRVWLTSILPAAAVFFIAMLYAYLPTLRWMEDSWRNEPDYSHGYLVLPLALFLLWSRRDSVPPMRSVISLGGLLLIAAGIGMRWLGRLVYADFLDGWSILLMVAGAIWFLLGWRMLRWSLPAVLFLFFMIPLPFQAESLLSWKLQGVATHVSTAMLRVLGQPAVSEAHIVWVNDERLMIEEACSGLRIFIGVAALAFFWASMASRTWLDRLIILAATVPLAIFVNALRIASIGVLYQFFSDPQIRHTIHDVSGYIMIPVAFSLLWLLKTYWEHLYRPIEQLTAKDFLSSAGLQGSS, encoded by the coding sequence ATGAAAAAATCAAGCAGAAAAAGACGCCGCCGGATGACGCCCGTCGGCCCTTCGGCACATGCCCGTTCAAGTCAGGCGATGTCGGGCGCAGTTCAGGCGCCGCACCCGGCCAGCGGCGGAAAACCGTCGGTTGCAGCGGATCCCAGGCTGGGCAAGCCGATTGCGGACGACTACTTGATGCAGCCTCCCTCAAGACGTGTTTGGTTAACGTCGATCCTGCCTGCCGCCGCCGTATTTTTTATCGCAATGTTGTACGCCTACCTGCCAACGCTTCGTTGGATGGAAGATTCGTGGCGAAACGAACCTGATTACTCTCATGGCTATCTGGTGCTTCCTCTAGCTCTGTTTTTGTTATGGAGTCGTCGTGATTCGGTTCCTCCGATGCGATCGGTTATCAGTTTGGGTGGCCTACTGCTGATAGCAGCCGGGATTGGTATGCGTTGGCTGGGACGACTGGTCTATGCCGATTTCCTCGACGGTTGGTCGATTTTGTTGATGGTGGCCGGTGCGATTTGGTTCCTGCTCGGATGGCGGATGCTCCGCTGGAGTTTGCCGGCCGTGTTGTTTTTGTTTTTCATGATTCCGCTGCCCTTTCAAGCCGAAAGCTTGCTGAGTTGGAAATTGCAGGGCGTCGCGACTCATGTAAGCACGGCGATGCTGCGTGTGTTGGGCCAGCCCGCGGTCTCCGAAGCGCACATCGTTTGGGTCAACGACGAGCGGCTCATGATTGAGGAAGCATGTTCGGGTTTGAGGATCTTTATCGGTGTCGCCGCACTCGCATTTTTTTGGGCGTCGATGGCAAGCCGCACCTGGTTGGACCGTCTGATTATCCTGGCCGCAACCGTCCCGTTGGCCATTTTCGTCAACGCACTGCGCATTGCTTCGATTGGTGTGTTGTATCAGTTTTTCAGTGATCCACAAATTCGCCACACCATTCATGATGTTTCTGGGTACATCATGATTCCTGTCGCGTTTAGTTTATTGTGGCTCCTAAAAACTTACTGGGAACACCTTTACCGTCCGATCGAGCAGCTGACGGCAAAGGATTTCTTGAGTTCCGCTGGGCTGCAAGGCTCCTCGTAG